The Candidatus Bathyarchaeota archaeon genome includes a region encoding these proteins:
- a CDS encoding translation elongation factor-like protein: MKEIGIVTHFFAKISVAVVELKDTLRAGDRILIQGDTSDFEQTVESMQIEHENIESAGAGQSIGLKVDQRVREGDRVYRILS; this comes from the coding sequence TTGAAAGAGATTGGCATTGTTACTCACTTTTTCGCAAAGATTAGTGTAGCTGTTGTGGAGCTGAAGGATACTTTGCGTGCAGGTGATAGGATACTTATTCAAGGAGATACATCGGATTTCGAGCAGACCGTAGAGTCAATGCAGATTGAGCATGAGAATATCGAGAGTGCTGGAGCTGGGCAGAGTATAGGTTTGAAGGTTGATCAGAGAGTTAGAGAAGGAGATAGAGTCTACAGGATTCTTTCGTAG
- a CDS encoding pyridoxal phosphate-dependent aminotransferase, with amino-acid sequence MTEQLSTRVNSTETSPIRKLIDMVDRTPNVIGLHAGEPDFDTPMHIREAAKKALDEGYTHYAHTAGLPELREAIAEKLLKENNIKADSETEITVTVGGFAALFSTFQAVINPGDEVIVTEPSWPSYKGFTKLSGGILVPLQLKAPDYPLDVNSLTERITEHTKMVVINNPNNPTGAVYSPEQLRDLASLAKKHDFLVLADEVYEKIVFDNTPHYSIASFTTMKEKTITVNSFSKTYAMTGWRVGYVVANEQITSGIRRIHSYIASCVSPAFQKAALAAITAPDDCVQRMVREYKERRDMTVEALNDIPLLQCIKPKGTFYLFPDVQGLGLPSADLAEQILKKAKVATIPGSAFGSSGEGHLRMAIAVSKKDLLEAVKRIGSFVKALPSRRGK; translated from the coding sequence TTGACCGAACAGCTTTCCACACGAGTAAATTCTACAGAGACCTCGCCCATAAGAAAGCTGATAGACATGGTTGATAGGACACCGAACGTTATTGGATTGCACGCTGGCGAGCCTGATTTCGACACTCCAATGCACATCAGAGAGGCTGCAAAGAAAGCTCTAGACGAAGGATACACCCATTATGCACATACAGCGGGTCTGCCGGAGCTGAGAGAAGCTATAGCGGAAAAGTTGCTGAAGGAAAATAACATCAAAGCTGACTCAGAAACCGAGATAACAGTTACGGTAGGTGGTTTTGCAGCTCTGTTCTCAACTTTCCAGGCCGTGATAAACCCTGGCGACGAAGTTATAGTTACTGAACCATCGTGGCCCTCTTACAAAGGTTTCACAAAATTGTCTGGGGGCATCCTTGTTCCCCTCCAACTAAAGGCACCCGACTACCCTCTGGACGTGAACTCGTTGACTGAAAGAATCACGGAACACACAAAGATGGTAGTGATTAACAATCCAAACAACCCAACTGGAGCCGTATACAGTCCAGAACAACTCAGGGATTTGGCATCCCTCGCAAAAAAACACGACTTTTTAGTGCTGGCAGACGAAGTGTATGAAAAGATAGTCTTCGACAACACACCACACTACAGCATCGCCAGTTTTACAACCATGAAAGAAAAGACAATCACTGTAAACTCATTTTCAAAAACCTACGCCATGACAGGATGGCGTGTTGGTTATGTCGTGGCCAACGAGCAAATAACCTCTGGTATCCGCCGCATTCATTCCTACATCGCTTCGTGTGTAAGCCCTGCTTTTCAAAAAGCAGCATTGGCCGCCATAACAGCACCTGATGACTGTGTGCAACGAATGGTTAGAGAATATAAGGAACGACGAGACATGACCGTTGAAGCGCTCAACGATATACCACTTTTGCAGTGCATAAAGCCCAAAGGAACTTTTTACCTATTCCCCGATGTTCAAGGATTAGGTCTACCTTCTGCGGACCTTGCAGAACAGATATTAAAGAAGGCAAAGGTGGCTACGATACCTGGTAGTGCTTTTGGATCAAGTGGCGAAGGACATTTGCGAATGGCAATTGCGGTTTCCAAAAAAGATTTACTGGAAGCTGTGAAGAGAATTGGGAGCTTTGTAAAAGCGTTACCAAGTCGCAGAGGTAAATGA